From Lagopus muta isolate bLagMut1 chromosome 15, bLagMut1 primary, whole genome shotgun sequence, the proteins below share one genomic window:
- the LOC125700575 gene encoding hemoglobin subunit pi: MTLTQAEKAAVTTIWAKVAAQIDAIGAESLERLFASYPQTKTYFPHFDLSQGSVQLRGHGSKVLNAIGEAVKNIDDIRGALAKLSELHAYILRVDPVNFKLLSHCILCSVAARYPSDFTPEVHAAWDKFLSSVSSVLTEKYR; this comes from the exons ATGACGCTGACCCAAGCTGAGAAGGCTGCCGTGACCACCATCTGGGCAAAGGTGGCTGCCCAGATTGATGCCATTGGGGCAGAATCACTGGAGAG GCTTTTTGCCAGCTACCCTCAGACAAAAACCTACTTCCCTCACTTTGATCTCAGCCAAGGCTCAGTTCAGCTTCGTGGTCATGGCTCCAAGGTCCTGAATGCCATTGGGGAAGCTGTGAAGAACATCGATGACATTAGAGGTGCTTTGGCCAAACTGAGCGAGCTGCATGCTTACATCCTTAGGGTGGACCCAGTGAACTTCAAG ctgctttcccacTGTATCCTGTGCTCCGTGGCTGCCCGCTATCCCAGTGATTTCACCCCAGAAGTTCATGCTGCATGGGACAAGTTCCTGTCCAGCGTTTCCTCTGTTCTGACTGAGAAGTACAGATAA